In one Legionella clemsonensis genomic region, the following are encoded:
- the hisF gene encoding imidazole glycerol phosphate synthase subunit HisF, with amino-acid sequence MLAKRIIPCLDVRHAQVVKGVQFKNHRVVGDILTLAESYSQQGADELIFYDITASSDGRCVSQQWINQIAAKINIPFTVAGGIRNLDIAKAILHAGADKLSLNSPALETPGLINQLSRIFGSQCVVIGIDSQWINDDFYVYQYTGDESKSRNSRRKTRDWVQEVQDRGAGEIVLNCMQADGVRNGYDLEQLQLIRSITTVPLIASGGAGRSSDFVEVFQQTKVDGALAASVFHNQILSINEVKFTLAENGIEVRR; translated from the coding sequence ATGTTAGCTAAACGTATTATTCCTTGTCTTGATGTTCGTCATGCTCAAGTTGTTAAAGGGGTTCAATTTAAAAATCATCGGGTAGTGGGAGATATTCTCACACTTGCAGAAAGTTACTCTCAGCAAGGCGCTGACGAGCTGATTTTTTATGACATTACAGCCAGTAGTGATGGGCGATGTGTTTCTCAACAATGGATAAATCAGATAGCTGCAAAAATTAATATCCCCTTTACTGTTGCCGGCGGAATTCGCAATTTGGACATAGCAAAAGCAATTTTACATGCCGGTGCCGATAAGCTATCACTGAACAGTCCTGCCCTTGAAACACCTGGCTTAATTAACCAGCTGAGTCGTATTTTCGGGAGTCAATGTGTGGTCATCGGTATTGATAGTCAGTGGATCAACGATGATTTTTACGTGTATCAATATACTGGCGATGAATCTAAAAGCAGAAATTCCCGACGAAAAACGCGAGACTGGGTGCAAGAAGTACAAGATAGAGGCGCTGGCGAAATTGTTCTTAATTGCATGCAGGCAGATGGTGTACGAAATGGTTATGATCTTGAGCAATTGCAACTTATCCGTTCAATAACTACTGTGCCGCTCATCGCTTCAGGCGGTGCGGGCAGATCAAGTGATTTTGTCGAGGTATTTCAACAGACAAAAGTTGATGGTGCTTTGGCAGCCAGTGTTTTTCATAATCAGATTTTAAGCATCAATGAGGTTAAATTTACGCTTGCAGAAAATGGCATAGAGGTACGACGATGA
- the hisIE gene encoding bifunctional phosphoribosyl-AMP cyclohydrolase/phosphoribosyl-ATP diphosphatase HisIE, translating to MKSNLNWKKMNGLIPAIIQDNSTGNVLMLGYMNEGALSITMETKELTFFSRSKQRLWRKGETSGNTMKVESITTDCDGDSLLIQVQPAGPVCHLGYTSCFQPAFESKFSFLHRLIELITQRANTNNTTSYTTQLLTTGISRCAQKVGEEAVETVIAAIQQDKGELINEASDLFFHLLVLLQACKLSFYDILACLHKRSTAPDARIE from the coding sequence ATGAAATCTAATTTAAATTGGAAAAAAATGAATGGTCTTATCCCTGCAATTATCCAGGACAATAGTACAGGCAATGTACTTATGCTTGGCTATATGAATGAAGGAGCCTTATCAATCACAATGGAAACGAAAGAACTTACCTTTTTTAGTCGCAGTAAACAGCGATTATGGCGTAAAGGTGAAACCTCTGGTAATACCATGAAGGTAGAATCTATCACTACAGATTGCGATGGAGACAGTCTTTTAATTCAGGTTCAACCAGCAGGCCCTGTCTGCCACTTAGGCTATACCTCCTGTTTTCAACCTGCTTTTGAATCTAAATTCAGCTTTTTACATCGTTTAATTGAGCTCATAACACAACGAGCGAACACTAACAATACAACGAGTTACACCACACAACTACTTACCACTGGTATTAGTCGTTGTGCTCAAAAAGTGGGGGAAGAAGCTGTTGAAACAGTAATAGCAGCTATCCAGCAGGATAAAGGCGAGTTAATTAATGAAGCTTCTGATTTATTTTTTCATCTACTAGTTCTACTTCAAGCCTGTAAATTGAGTTTCTACGATATATTGGCATGCTTGCATAAGCGCTCTACCGCACCAGATGCGAGGATAGAATAG
- a CDS encoding class I SAM-dependent rRNA methyltransferase, producing MTSAIYLHKTKQNTIKRGHPWIFPKAIVKMKGRPTTGQLVDIFNEAGELLGVGVYNEHSLYRVRVLAFNWEKINTSSLNAIIAHRLTQALAIRKQLNLPNENTNAFRLFNSEADGLSGLTIDRFNQITVVASSAYWVEANKAIISKCIREQLSGELVWLAQPKPLAQDGWKLTDEETISINTQVLEEGIVYHIDFSQTQKTGLFLDQRENHGRIAALSKGKKVLDLYCYTGGFALHAAKAGAVKVTAVDSSAPAILKAKQNAALNHVKGIDFIEADARDYLASAGEYDLIILDPPKLVPSQQHLQRAKNYYRFLHREIFKAMHAGSLLMTCNCSSALSTEEFTALVTSQAAAVGKSARVLGIFGPANCHPTLPAFPEGNYLTAVLLAMV from the coding sequence ATGACGAGCGCGATTTATTTACATAAAACTAAGCAAAACACAATTAAAAGAGGGCATCCCTGGATTTTTCCAAAGGCTATTGTGAAAATGAAGGGCCGACCCACTACCGGGCAATTGGTTGATATTTTTAATGAAGCGGGTGAATTACTTGGGGTAGGAGTTTACAATGAACATTCTTTATATCGAGTTCGCGTTTTAGCCTTCAACTGGGAAAAAATCAATACTTCTTCATTAAATGCAATTATTGCGCATCGATTAACTCAAGCACTAGCTATTCGCAAGCAATTAAATCTTCCCAATGAGAATACTAACGCATTTCGTTTATTTAATAGTGAGGCAGATGGTTTATCAGGATTGACGATTGATAGGTTTAATCAAATTACGGTAGTAGCCAGTTCAGCTTATTGGGTTGAGGCAAATAAAGCGATAATTTCTAAATGCATTCGGGAGCAATTATCAGGTGAGCTGGTGTGGCTGGCTCAACCCAAACCACTCGCTCAAGATGGCTGGAAGTTGACAGATGAAGAAACCATATCAATCAATACCCAGGTTTTAGAAGAGGGTATTGTATATCACATTGATTTTTCACAAACTCAAAAAACCGGTTTATTTCTAGATCAGCGTGAAAATCATGGACGCATTGCAGCTTTATCGAAAGGAAAAAAAGTGCTGGATCTTTACTGTTATACCGGCGGTTTTGCCCTGCATGCAGCTAAGGCAGGAGCTGTGAAAGTTACCGCTGTTGACAGCTCAGCACCAGCAATTCTTAAGGCAAAACAAAATGCTGCTCTTAATCACGTGAAAGGCATTGATTTTATTGAGGCAGACGCCAGAGATTATCTTGCAAGTGCTGGCGAATATGATCTAATTATTCTTGATCCCCCTAAATTAGTCCCTTCCCAACAACATTTGCAGCGCGCCAAAAATTATTATCGGTTCTTGCATCGGGAAATTTTTAAAGCAATGCACGCTGGTAGCTTATTGATGACTTGCAACTGTTCTTCCGCGCTATCTACTGAGGAATTTACTGCCTTGGTGACCAGTCAAGCAGCAGCAGTTGGCAAGAGTGCCCGTGTGCTGGGTATTTTTGGGCCGGCGAATTGCCATCCCACACTGCCGGCTTTTCCTGAAGGCAATTATTTGACGGCGGTCTTACTGGCGATGGTGTAA
- a CDS encoding right-handed parallel beta-helix repeat-containing protein — MNGKIEKPGLYTLRHPRVIDKPLIIDCDDVEINLDGYSIFCVEKSCDFGFLISSTYKNISITNGKISRCRIGIHAPFTDNLLVKNIQFESCLYTGINIGGKNTSICNNDFVLINGDKGEAYSIGINMSEGQNALIKSNNFYEIYRQFSSEPDMVGEGVGILLGHDTKNCIIKDNYIGNTIYRTHTYGIWAAGENHTVNYNTIRNMQHGIHLRRSYAENNELSLDEQYEDSKAFCGGMGVLKGNNVKNYHIHYWNNLQQNIPGTEPFRILEH, encoded by the coding sequence ATGAATGGCAAAATAGAGAAGCCAGGGCTATATACTCTACGCCATCCAAGAGTGATTGATAAACCATTAATTATCGATTGCGATGATGTAGAGATAAACTTAGACGGATATTCTATTTTCTGCGTAGAAAAAAGCTGTGATTTCGGTTTCCTCATCAGCTCAACCTATAAAAATATCAGCATAACAAACGGGAAAATATCAAGGTGTCGCATAGGTATTCATGCGCCATTTACAGATAATCTCTTAGTAAAAAATATACAATTTGAGAGTTGTCTTTATACCGGAATAAATATTGGCGGAAAAAACACCTCAATTTGCAACAACGACTTCGTATTGATTAATGGCGATAAAGGAGAAGCCTACAGTATTGGCATTAACATGAGCGAAGGGCAAAATGCGCTCATTAAAAGTAATAATTTCTATGAAATTTACAGGCAATTTTCATCAGAACCTGACATGGTTGGCGAAGGTGTTGGTATTTTACTAGGCCATGACACAAAAAACTGCATAATTAAAGATAATTATATTGGAAACACTATTTATCGTACTCACACCTATGGCATTTGGGCTGCAGGCGAAAACCATACAGTCAACTACAATACTATTCGAAATATGCAGCACGGCATCCATCTACGTCGCTCATATGCAGAAAATAATGAACTATCTCTTGATGAACAGTATGAAGATTCAAAAGCGTTTTGCGGTGGCATGGGAGTTTTAAAAGGAAATAACGTTAAAAATTACCATATACATTATTGGAATAATCTACAACAAAATATTCCTGGAACGGAGCCGTTTAGGATATTAGAGCATTAA
- a CDS encoding hemerythrin domain-containing protein encodes MDIYEYLKMDHAKVSHLFELFEKSDILERQQQIVSLISKELLVHAHSEQETFYNYLAQHSATKELAEHGKKEHIEIEEQIGSLNEKSGKNWQQAVSKLKEIVDHHVREEEGKIFEKAKEVISEKEALIIKEKMHYLKGEFLNWLGNQVQKSAQKEKKKPKSLKKYHKISQKETVTSHPKLH; translated from the coding sequence ATGGACATTTATGAGTATTTAAAAATGGATCATGCCAAGGTTTCACATTTATTTGAATTATTTGAAAAATCTGACATCCTGGAGCGCCAACAACAGATAGTTTCTCTGATTAGTAAAGAGTTACTCGTACATGCTCATTCTGAACAAGAGACTTTTTATAACTATTTGGCTCAGCATTCAGCAACAAAAGAATTAGCTGAGCATGGGAAAAAAGAGCATATCGAAATTGAAGAACAAATTGGCTCTTTGAATGAAAAATCAGGTAAAAATTGGCAGCAAGCAGTATCAAAATTAAAAGAAATTGTTGATCATCATGTCCGCGAAGAAGAAGGAAAAATATTCGAGAAAGCCAAGGAAGTAATTTCAGAGAAAGAAGCCCTTATTATTAAAGAAAAGATGCATTATTTAAAAGGAGAATTTTTAAATTGGCTTGGCAATCAAGTTCAGAAATCTGCACAAAAAGAGAAAAAAAAGCCTAAGTCATTAAAAAAATATCACAAAATCTCTCAAAAAGAGACTGTAACATCTCATCCAAAACTGCATTGA
- a CDS encoding zinc-dependent alcohol dehydrogenase translates to MKAICWHGKKDVRVDNVPDPEIINKQDAIIRVTASAICGSDLHLYNGLMPTMESGDVLGHEFMGEVVEVGSANKKLKVGDKVVVPFTISCGKCKFCKKKLYACCELSNPNAEMARQQMGQTPAGMFGYSHMLGGFSGGQAEYVRVPFSDIGPIKVPAEIPDEKVLFLSDIFPTGYMAAENCNIEAGDTVAIWGCGPVGQFAIQSAWMLGAGRVIAIDCVPERLKLAEKLGKAETINFQDENVFDALMVMTKGLGPECCIDAVGCEAHVGPTFDSIVDRVKQVTYLATDRAHVLREAIQCCGKAGTISIPGVYLDKLDNIPFGAAMNKGLTFRMGQTHVQRYLPKLLKKIIEGEIDPSKIITHRIKLKATPEAYQTFLEKEKGCIKVVMTP, encoded by the coding sequence ATGAAAGCTATATGTTGGCATGGAAAAAAGGATGTACGAGTAGACAACGTTCCTGACCCTGAAATTATTAATAAACAAGATGCAATTATTCGGGTTACGGCTTCTGCAATCTGTGGTTCTGATCTTCATCTTTATAATGGATTAATGCCTACCATGGAGTCGGGAGATGTTTTGGGTCATGAATTCATGGGAGAAGTTGTTGAGGTGGGATCGGCCAATAAAAAGTTAAAAGTTGGTGACAAGGTCGTTGTACCATTTACTATTTCATGCGGTAAATGCAAATTCTGTAAGAAAAAATTATACGCATGTTGCGAATTGTCCAATCCAAATGCAGAAATGGCAAGGCAGCAAATGGGACAAACACCTGCTGGAATGTTTGGTTATTCTCACATGTTAGGCGGTTTTTCAGGAGGACAGGCAGAATATGTCAGAGTACCGTTTTCAGATATCGGACCAATAAAGGTTCCTGCCGAGATTCCTGATGAGAAAGTTTTGTTTTTGTCTGATATTTTTCCAACGGGTTATATGGCTGCCGAAAATTGCAATATAGAAGCTGGAGACACCGTTGCTATTTGGGGATGTGGACCAGTGGGGCAATTTGCGATACAAAGTGCCTGGATGTTAGGAGCAGGACGGGTTATAGCAATTGATTGCGTGCCGGAACGCTTAAAGCTTGCTGAGAAATTAGGTAAGGCTGAGACCATAAACTTTCAGGATGAAAATGTTTTTGATGCCTTAATGGTGATGACAAAAGGTTTGGGACCTGAATGTTGTATTGATGCTGTGGGTTGTGAAGCTCATGTGGGACCAACCTTTGACTCTATCGTTGATCGTGTCAAACAAGTTACTTATCTGGCTACTGATCGTGCCCATGTTTTAAGGGAAGCAATTCAATGTTGTGGAAAAGCAGGAACTATCTCTATTCCGGGTGTCTATCTGGATAAACTGGATAATATTCCCTTTGGTGCAGCTATGAATAAAGGATTGACGTTCAGAATGGGACAAACTCATGTACAGCGCTATTTGCCCAAGCTTTTGAAAAAAATAATAGAGGGAGAGATAGATCCCTCAAAAATCATCACACACCGTATCAAGCTTAAAGCGACACCTGAAGCGTACCAAACATTTTTAGAAAAAGAAAAGGGCTGCATCAAAGTGGTAATGACACCTTAG
- a CDS encoding recombination-associated protein RdgC, which translates to MWFSNTLIYQYEFKESVELTTALAEEILKPCPPHARFIYGWLPAYADELVQEVAGCSLICLGKEERILPRGVIKRLLAERIQALEAQQQRTVKRAERLQLAEDLEFELLPKSFCVQKQLFALLDTVSNRLIVNAASNNQASQLTSLLRKSVPGIHIEPLACQENLAMRFAQWISDPSSLPASFQLASDCLLFSLDDEKKRVNCKGYELPAEEILTLLSQGLAAAEISLIWNERIQFTLTHELIFKRLKSLDYLIDEFEEIRQLEEEYQQRDAALTLLSGELRALINDVLSGLSTPHQQVQVTSQDEVCLA; encoded by the coding sequence ATGTGGTTTAGTAATACACTTATTTATCAATACGAGTTTAAAGAATCGGTAGAGTTAACAACAGCCTTAGCCGAGGAGATATTAAAACCTTGTCCACCACATGCCCGCTTTATTTATGGCTGGCTACCCGCTTATGCCGATGAACTTGTTCAGGAAGTAGCAGGCTGTTCTCTTATCTGCCTGGGAAAAGAGGAAAGAATTCTGCCACGAGGTGTAATCAAGCGCTTGCTCGCAGAGCGCATACAAGCTCTGGAAGCGCAGCAGCAACGAACCGTTAAGCGCGCTGAACGCCTACAACTCGCTGAAGATTTAGAATTTGAATTATTACCCAAATCATTTTGTGTGCAAAAGCAATTATTCGCTTTACTGGATACCGTCAGTAATCGGCTAATAGTCAATGCGGCAAGTAATAATCAAGCTTCCCAGCTTACGTCTTTGCTGCGAAAATCAGTTCCCGGTATTCATATTGAACCACTGGCTTGTCAGGAGAATCTGGCTATGCGCTTTGCTCAATGGATTAGTGATCCTTCCTCACTCCCCGCTTCCTTTCAACTCGCATCCGATTGCCTGCTTTTTTCTTTAGATGATGAAAAAAAGCGTGTAAATTGCAAAGGCTATGAATTACCCGCAGAAGAAATTCTGACTCTACTGTCCCAAGGCTTGGCGGCCGCTGAGATTTCTTTGATTTGGAATGAGCGAATTCAATTTACCTTAACTCATGAGTTGATTTTCAAGCGCTTAAAGAGTTTGGATTATCTCATTGATGAATTTGAAGAAATACGGCAATTAGAAGAAGAATACCAACAACGAGATGCGGCATTAACATTATTGAGTGGCGAGCTAAGAGCGCTAATAAACGATGTATTATCTGGGTTAAGCACCCCTCATCAGCAAGTACAAGTTACATCGCAAGACGAAGTATGTCTCGCTTAG
- a CDS encoding outer membrane protein assembly factor BamD has translation MKRIQALLLISFLLALTACSKWWSKDDDDYNPYQGMTAKQLLTEAETAINKGQYESAAKRLEAMESMYPFSDYAEKAQLDLIYAYYKKDDYPSAAATAERFIHLYPRSKKVDYAYYMKGLANFQQPRGAFADKLPINESWRDPGTQAQAYSDFATLVQKFPDSHYKANALQRMIYLRNMFAQRELNTSKYYYQRKMYVAAAERASYLVKNYPQAPSAQEALAIIYYANKALGLNKAAEDALTVYQATYHKQPANVVI, from the coding sequence ATGAAACGAATTCAAGCGCTGCTTCTTATTAGTTTTTTGTTAGCTTTAACAGCTTGCTCCAAATGGTGGAGTAAAGATGATGATGACTATAATCCCTATCAGGGAATGACCGCTAAACAATTACTAACTGAGGCTGAAACGGCAATAAATAAGGGACAATATGAAAGTGCTGCCAAGCGTCTTGAAGCAATGGAGTCTATGTATCCTTTTAGTGATTATGCAGAGAAGGCGCAACTGGATTTAATTTATGCTTATTATAAAAAAGACGATTATCCTTCTGCCGCTGCGACTGCAGAGCGTTTCATTCATCTTTATCCACGCTCTAAAAAGGTTGATTATGCCTATTACATGAAAGGACTTGCCAATTTCCAACAGCCTCGCGGTGCTTTTGCCGATAAACTTCCTATCAATGAGTCATGGCGTGATCCAGGTACCCAAGCGCAAGCGTATAGTGATTTTGCTACTTTAGTACAAAAATTCCCTGATAGTCATTACAAGGCTAATGCGTTACAGCGTATGATTTATTTGAGAAATATGTTCGCTCAGCGCGAATTAAATACCTCGAAATATTATTATCAACGAAAAATGTATGTAGCCGCTGCGGAGCGAGCAAGTTATTTGGTAAAAAATTATCCTCAAGCGCCCAGTGCACAAGAAGCCTTGGCCATTATTTATTATGCAAACAAGGCACTTGGATTAAATAAAGCTGCCGAGGATGCACTGACTGTTTATCAAGCGACTTATCATAAGCAGCCTGCTAATGTTGTGATTTAG
- the kdsA gene encoding 3-deoxy-8-phosphooctulonate synthase, whose product MKLCGFEAGISAPLFLIAGPCVIESEALALETAGYLKELCSQLKLPFIYKSSFDKANRSSVNSYRGPGFEKGLIILEKVREQIGVPVLTDVHEDTPLFEVASIVDVLQTPAFLCRQTNFIQKVAAMNKPVNIKKGQFLSPWEMQHVVAKAKACGNEQIMVCERGVSFGYNNLVSDMRSLQIMRETNCPVVYDATHSVQLPGGNNGVSGGQREFIPVLARAAVAAGIAGLFMETHPNPDEALSDGPNSWPLDKMKPLLESLMALDRVAKESLALI is encoded by the coding sequence ATGAAACTATGTGGTTTTGAAGCGGGGATCTCAGCTCCTTTATTTTTGATAGCAGGTCCTTGTGTGATTGAAAGTGAGGCACTCGCCTTAGAGACTGCGGGCTACCTTAAAGAATTATGTAGTCAATTAAAATTACCATTTATTTATAAGTCCTCTTTTGATAAAGCCAATCGTTCATCAGTCAACAGTTATCGAGGCCCTGGTTTTGAAAAAGGATTGATTATTTTAGAGAAGGTAAGAGAACAAATTGGCGTACCTGTATTAACCGATGTACATGAGGATACTCCTTTATTTGAAGTAGCTAGTATTGTTGATGTTTTACAGACTCCTGCTTTTTTATGCCGCCAAACCAACTTTATTCAAAAAGTGGCTGCAATGAACAAGCCTGTGAACATTAAAAAGGGACAATTTCTTTCTCCCTGGGAAATGCAACATGTGGTAGCCAAGGCGAAGGCCTGTGGTAATGAGCAGATCATGGTATGTGAAAGGGGCGTGAGTTTTGGATATAACAATTTAGTGTCTGATATGCGATCATTACAAATCATGCGAGAGACCAATTGTCCAGTAGTTTATGATGCTACGCATTCAGTCCAATTACCCGGCGGAAATAATGGTGTTTCTGGCGGTCAGAGAGAGTTTATTCCTGTTTTGGCAAGAGCGGCTGTTGCTGCAGGCATCGCGGGGCTCTTTATGGAAACTCATCCCAATCCTGACGAAGCTTTAAGTGATGGTCCAAATAGTTGGCCCTTAGATAAAATGAAACCTTTACTTGAGAGTTTAATGGCGCTTGATAGGGTGGCAAAGGAGAGTCTTGCATTAATCTAG
- a CDS encoding CTP synthase, with amino-acid sequence MTNYIFITGGVVSSLGKGIASASLAAILEARGLSVTLIKLDPYINVDPGTMSPFQHGEVFVTHDGAETDLDLGHYERFVRTTMTKRNNFTSGKIYETVIKKERRGDYLGGTVQVIPHITNEIKRSIKEGADNFDIAMIEIGGTVGDIESLPFLEAIRQMRIELGAQRALFIHLTLVPYIPTSGETKTKPTQHSVKELRSIGIQPDILICRSEKPLSSNDRAKIALYTNVEKEGVISLQDAESIYQIPMILHEQDLDEIVVKKLGLNVKAADLSEWEKVVASQKIQTMSVKIGMVGKYTELNDAYKSINEALLHAGIHTQTKVEIVYIDAELIEKNGADILNSVDALLIPGGFGERGIEGKIKAVKHAREQKVPFLGICLGMQTAVIEYARNVAGLKGANSTEFDKTTPYPVIGLISEWMEADGKINLRNEHSDLGGTMRLGAQPCHVDTNSLAYKIYQKPEIIERHRHRYEVNNQFLNTLIQHGLVIAGRSADGNLVEMIELRDHPWFVACQFHPEFTSTPRDGHPLFEQFVQAARKHHQQKETV; translated from the coding sequence ATGACAAATTATATTTTCATCACAGGTGGGGTAGTTTCTTCTCTCGGAAAAGGTATTGCCTCTGCCTCTCTTGCAGCTATCCTTGAAGCACGAGGTTTAAGCGTAACCTTAATCAAACTTGATCCTTACATCAATGTTGATCCAGGTACTATGAGTCCTTTTCAGCATGGGGAAGTCTTTGTAACCCATGATGGCGCAGAAACTGATCTTGATTTGGGACATTACGAACGCTTTGTACGTACTACAATGACCAAACGTAATAATTTTACTTCGGGAAAAATTTACGAAACCGTGATAAAAAAAGAACGACGCGGGGATTATCTTGGAGGAACAGTACAGGTTATTCCACATATTACCAATGAAATTAAACGCTCAATTAAAGAGGGTGCTGATAATTTCGATATAGCAATGATTGAAATTGGAGGAACGGTAGGCGATATAGAGTCCTTACCGTTTCTGGAAGCTATCCGACAAATGCGCATTGAATTAGGGGCACAGCGGGCTTTATTTATTCACTTGACCCTGGTTCCTTATATTCCTACCTCTGGCGAAACAAAGACCAAACCTACTCAACACTCAGTGAAAGAATTGCGTTCTATTGGGATACAGCCTGATATTTTAATTTGCCGCTCTGAAAAACCACTTTCATCAAACGATAGAGCGAAAATTGCTTTATATACCAATGTAGAAAAAGAAGGGGTAATCTCTTTACAAGATGCAGAAAGTATTTATCAAATCCCAATGATTCTGCATGAGCAGGATTTGGATGAGATTGTTGTAAAAAAATTGGGGTTAAATGTAAAAGCAGCTGATTTAAGTGAATGGGAAAAAGTAGTCGCTTCACAAAAAATTCAGACGATGTCGGTAAAAATCGGCATGGTGGGGAAATACACGGAACTAAATGATGCCTACAAATCCATCAATGAAGCCTTGCTTCACGCCGGTATTCATACGCAAACTAAAGTAGAAATTGTCTATATCGATGCTGAACTCATTGAAAAAAATGGCGCAGACATTCTCAATTCCGTTGATGCCCTCCTAATCCCGGGTGGATTCGGGGAAAGAGGAATTGAAGGTAAAATCAAAGCAGTAAAGCATGCTCGTGAACAGAAAGTACCCTTTCTTGGTATTTGTTTAGGAATGCAAACGGCAGTGATTGAGTATGCGAGAAATGTAGCAGGACTGAAAGGTGCTAATTCAACGGAGTTTGATAAGACTACGCCTTATCCAGTGATTGGCTTAATTAGTGAGTGGATGGAAGCAGATGGCAAAATCAATTTGCGTAATGAACATTCGGATTTAGGTGGTACCATGCGTTTAGGAGCACAGCCCTGCCATGTGGATACCAATTCTCTGGCTTATAAAATTTATCAAAAACCAGAAATTATTGAACGGCATCGCCATCGGTATGAAGTGAACAATCAATTTTTGAATACCCTGATACAACATGGTCTTGTTATCGCAGGGCGTTCTGCAGATGGTAATTTGGTTGAGATGATTGAGTTACGAGATCATCCGTGGTTTGTGGCTTGTCAGTTTCATCCGGAATTTACTTCTACCCCTCGTGATGGACACCCTCTTTTCGAGCAATTTGTGCAAGCAGCACGTAAGCATCATCAGCAAAAGGAGACAGTATGA
- the ribH gene encoding 6,7-dimethyl-8-ribityllumazine synthase, with product MQLIKINTNETVNSFPVAIVVSRFNEGISKELQRGAVERLQECGVASHDITLIEVPGAVEIPLIAKQVAMSGLVKVIIALGAVIRGDTSHYDYVCEQVSNGCQRIALDHTLPVIFGVLTTENEAQAWDRLGGQHGHKGRDAADCAIEMYQITRQLEQFHK from the coding sequence ATGCAACTTATTAAAATAAATACCAATGAAACCGTCAATTCTTTTCCTGTAGCTATTGTGGTGAGCCGCTTTAATGAAGGCATTTCCAAAGAATTGCAACGAGGTGCTGTGGAACGATTGCAGGAGTGTGGGGTTGCTTCTCATGATATCACGCTTATCGAGGTGCCAGGGGCTGTTGAAATCCCTTTAATTGCCAAACAAGTGGCTATGAGCGGTCTGGTTAAAGTGATTATTGCTCTGGGTGCTGTAATTCGCGGCGATACCAGCCATTATGATTATGTTTGTGAGCAAGTCAGTAATGGTTGTCAGCGAATTGCACTGGATCATACCCTTCCTGTCATTTTTGGTGTGTTAACGACAGAGAATGAAGCGCAAGCCTGGGATAGATTAGGGGGACAGCATGGTCATAAAGGTCGTGACGCAGCGGATTGTGCTATTGAAATGTATCAAATCACACGTCAGTTAGAACAGTTTCATAAATAG